The following are encoded together in the Terriglobia bacterium genome:
- the hpnI gene encoding bacteriohopanetetrol glucosamine biosynthesis glycosyltransferase HpnI, whose product MFYLLPSLVAAVLAVCGMGFYALCLWSARAFLRQGRKPLPDFTPPVSILKPLRGVDPQMYESFRSHCVQDYPEYEIIFGVSEAEDPAVEAVQRLMREFPQCRVQLVVCPQVLGNNRKTSNLVQMLALAKYGHIIINDSDIYVEPDYLRRVMAPFAQPRVGMVTCPYRGIATGTLGSRLESLGISTDFIAGVLAARQIENGIHFALGSTLAISRAALEAIGGLEPLVDYLADDFELGYRVSKAGLEVVLAGVVVETHLPAYTFRGFFEHQLRWARSTRDSRRMGYLGVLLTFGLPWAMIAVALAAGALWSWALLVAASALRVAVALQVGAGVVHDRTVARYLWLLPLRDLIAFWVWFASFADHKVHWRGEVFILQDGKIRPAHPSAPLVSAAEPKPDKVSVHW is encoded by the coding sequence ATGTTCTATCTCTTGCCAAGCCTCGTGGCTGCCGTGCTGGCCGTATGCGGCATGGGGTTCTATGCGCTTTGCCTGTGGAGCGCGCGCGCTTTTCTGCGCCAGGGCCGCAAGCCGCTGCCGGACTTTACTCCTCCCGTATCCATCTTGAAGCCGCTGCGCGGCGTTGATCCCCAAATGTATGAAAGCTTCCGCAGCCACTGCGTGCAGGACTATCCCGAATACGAAATCATTTTCGGTGTGAGTGAAGCTGAAGACCCGGCGGTGGAAGCCGTCCAGCGCCTCATGCGGGAGTTCCCGCAATGCCGCGTTCAACTCGTGGTGTGCCCGCAGGTGCTGGGCAACAACCGCAAAACCAGCAACCTGGTGCAGATGCTGGCGCTGGCAAAATACGGCCACATCATCATCAACGACAGCGACATTTACGTGGAGCCGGACTACCTGCGCCGGGTGATGGCCCCGTTCGCGCAGCCGCGGGTGGGGATGGTGACCTGCCCCTATCGCGGGATCGCCACGGGCACGCTGGGGTCGCGGCTGGAGTCGCTGGGGATCAGCACGGATTTTATTGCCGGCGTGCTGGCGGCGCGGCAGATTGAGAATGGCATCCACTTTGCCCTGGGCTCAACCCTGGCGATATCGCGCGCGGCCCTGGAAGCCATCGGTGGCCTGGAGCCGCTGGTGGATTATCTGGCCGACGATTTTGAACTGGGCTACCGCGTCTCCAAAGCCGGTTTGGAAGTGGTGCTGGCCGGCGTGGTAGTGGAAACGCACCTGCCGGCTTACACCTTCCGCGGGTTCTTTGAACACCAGTTGCGCTGGGCTCGCAGCACGCGGGATTCCCGCCGCATGGGTTACCTGGGAGTGCTGCTCACCTTCGGCTTGCCCTGGGCGATGATTGCCGTGGCCCTGGCTGCAGGCGCGTTGTGGTCATGGGCCCTTTTGGTTGCCGCCTCTGCTCTCCGTGTAGCGGTGGCGCTGCAAGTTGGCGCCGGCGTGGTGCATGACCGCACCGTGGCGCGCTATCTCTGGCTGCTTCCGCTGCGCGACTTGATCGCTTTCTGGGTGTGGTTCGCCAGCTTTGCCGACCATAAAGTCCACTGGCGCGGCGAAGTCTTCATTTTGCAGGACGGCAAGATCCGTCCTGCTCACCCCTCTGCTCCGCTGGTCAGCGCTGCGGAGCCGAAGCCGGACAAAGTTTCGGTTCATTGGTAA
- a CDS encoding Glu/Leu/Phe/Val dehydrogenase — translation MKTISLEQELNPWEAQAARFDFAAQKLNLDEGLWKILRYPTREIIVHIPVSMDDGRLEVFTGFRVQHSIARGPAKGGVRYSPDVNLDEIRALASWMTWKCAVVNIPFGGAKGGIIVDPKKLSLGELEKLTRRYTAELIEFIGPEKDVPAPDMNTNEQTMAWMMDTYSMHMRQTVTAVVTGKPINIGGSRGRREATGRGVMINCDEALRKFGMDRERTRVIVQGFGNVGSNAAKLMADAGYKIIGIAEYNGGLFNAKGINIDDLLEFRDRNNKHGIVGFPGAEAADPKELLVTDCEILIPAATENVITSQNAAAIKAKIICEGANGPTTASADEILADKKVFIIPDILANAGGVTASYFEWVQDRQGYFWKESAVNEQLEFILREAFEDVVHFSETHNVNNRIAAYMLAISRVAHVIKVRGIYA, via the coding sequence ATGAAAACCATATCTTTAGAGCAGGAGCTGAATCCCTGGGAGGCCCAGGCAGCCCGCTTTGACTTTGCTGCGCAAAAGCTGAATCTGGATGAAGGCCTCTGGAAGATCCTGCGCTACCCCACCCGCGAAATCATCGTGCACATTCCCGTCTCCATGGATGACGGCCGCCTGGAAGTGTTTACCGGCTTCCGCGTACAACACTCCATCGCCCGCGGCCCGGCCAAGGGCGGCGTCCGCTATTCGCCCGACGTAAACCTGGACGAAATCCGCGCCCTGGCCAGCTGGATGACCTGGAAATGCGCCGTGGTCAATATTCCTTTCGGCGGAGCCAAGGGCGGGATCATCGTAGACCCCAAGAAGCTATCTTTGGGCGAACTGGAAAAACTCACGCGCCGCTACACTGCCGAGCTCATCGAGTTCATTGGGCCGGAAAAAGACGTGCCCGCGCCGGACATGAACACCAACGAACAGACCATGGCCTGGATGATGGACACCTACTCCATGCACATGCGGCAGACGGTGACCGCCGTGGTGACGGGCAAGCCGATCAACATCGGCGGATCACGCGGGCGCCGCGAAGCCACCGGCCGCGGCGTGATGATCAACTGCGACGAGGCCCTGCGCAAGTTCGGCATGGACCGCGAACGCACCCGGGTGATTGTACAGGGCTTCGGCAACGTGGGTTCCAACGCCGCCAAGTTGATGGCCGACGCCGGCTACAAGATCATCGGCATTGCCGAATACAACGGCGGGCTGTTCAATGCCAAGGGCATCAACATTGACGACCTGCTGGAGTTCCGCGACCGCAACAACAAACACGGCATCGTGGGCTTCCCCGGCGCGGAAGCCGCCGATCCCAAGGAACTTCTGGTCACCGACTGCGAGATCCTGATTCCCGCGGCAACAGAGAATGTGATTACCAGCCAGAACGCCGCCGCCATCAAGGCCAAGATCATCTGCGAAGGCGCCAACGGGCCCACTACAGCGTCGGCTGATGAGATCCTGGCCGACAAGAAGGTCTTTATCATTCCTGACATTCTGGCCAACGCGGGCGGCGTGACCGCTTCCTATTTTGAATGGGTGCAGGACCGCCAGGGCTATTTCTGGAAAGAGTCAGCGGTGAACGAACAACTGGAGTTCATCCTGAGGGAAGCCTTTGAAGACGTGGTGCACTTCTCCGAGACGCACAACGTGAACAATCGCATTGCGGCATACATGCTGGCCATCAGCCGCGTAGCGCATGTCATCAAGGTTAGAGGGATCTACGCGTAG
- a CDS encoding glycosyltransferase family 39 protein: protein MPAPTSTQSPLSLDRSAAPAGKRLRYIAFIVLVWVLVYAAALFRPPLMDDADTVHAEAAREMAATGDWVTLHINGGVRYLEKAPLMYWCVAASFKLFGVSEWSARLPIALGVLALLLIVYRLGRRVFHQENQGEEAGMYSALALATGFGPFIFTRILIPDMMVGLWLAIGFDFFLTSIEQSESGKKPSLWICWGIAATMALNVLTKGLIGLVFPIGTIFLLLLLTRNLRHLLKLRLFSSFLVFLLIAAPWHLLAGFRNPAQGQTKGFFWFYFVNEHFLRYLNKRFPADYDTVPLWLFWGLMLLWLMPWTAFIVQALRQVPAKISEFRNGLSAQQRGTLLFALWALLVLLFFSFSSRQEYYVIPGVPGVALLLGGWLAREAASPADSPERRSGRIASLVLAAIGVAACVACAYLAWQAKTPPQNYDIAELLKKNPQEYALSFGHFLDLTPQAMGAFKIPLIATGIAFALGTLLSLWLRRRNQAFYANVALALMMVVLLHEAHRGLEIFSPVLSSKVLADAIESRWQQGQSPVIEVNGDYEAGSSVNFYTHRQIRILNGRCNNIWYGSTFPDAPKIFDDNLSFAKLWHSGDTVFLLTQEDAKPAAAVSDACPQKETLPDYVDRSCVLAKWGGKVVLTNEPKLCPASAPQR, encoded by the coding sequence ATGCCTGCCCCCACTTCCACACAGTCTCCACTCAGCTTGGATCGCTCGGCGGCGCCTGCGGGGAAGCGCCTGCGCTACATCGCGTTCATCGTGCTGGTCTGGGTGCTGGTGTACGCCGCCGCTCTCTTCCGGCCGCCCTTGATGGACGACGCGGACACCGTCCATGCTGAAGCTGCGCGCGAAATGGCCGCCACCGGCGACTGGGTCACGCTGCACATCAACGGCGGCGTCCGCTATCTGGAAAAAGCGCCGCTCATGTACTGGTGCGTGGCCGCCAGCTTCAAGTTGTTCGGTGTGAGCGAGTGGTCGGCGCGGCTGCCCATCGCCCTGGGGGTGCTGGCGCTGCTGCTGATCGTCTACCGCCTGGGCCGAAGAGTCTTTCATCAGGAAAACCAGGGCGAAGAAGCCGGGATGTATTCCGCGCTGGCGCTGGCGACAGGTTTTGGCCCGTTTATCTTCACCCGCATCCTCATTCCCGACATGATGGTCGGGCTGTGGCTGGCGATCGGCTTTGATTTCTTCCTGACCTCGATAGAACAGAGTGAGTCGGGGAAAAAGCCTTCGCTCTGGATTTGCTGGGGCATCGCCGCCACCATGGCGCTCAACGTCCTGACCAAAGGCCTGATCGGGCTGGTCTTCCCCATCGGTACAATTTTTCTTCTTCTGCTGCTCACGCGCAACCTGCGCCATCTGCTGAAGCTGCGCCTGTTCTCCAGCTTCCTGGTTTTTCTGCTGATCGCCGCGCCGTGGCATTTGCTGGCCGGATTCCGCAATCCCGCGCAAGGCCAGACCAAAGGCTTCTTCTGGTTCTACTTTGTCAACGAACATTTTCTGCGCTACTTGAACAAACGTTTCCCCGCCGACTATGACACTGTGCCTTTGTGGCTGTTCTGGGGGCTGATGCTGCTGTGGCTGATGCCCTGGACGGCGTTCATTGTGCAGGCGCTGCGGCAGGTACCCGCGAAAATTTCCGAATTCCGCAATGGGCTGAGCGCGCAGCAACGCGGAACTCTGCTCTTCGCGCTGTGGGCACTGCTGGTCCTGCTGTTCTTCAGCTTCTCCAGCCGCCAGGAGTATTACGTCATCCCCGGCGTGCCTGGGGTGGCGCTGCTGCTGGGCGGATGGTTGGCCCGCGAAGCCGCGTCGCCTGCGGACAGCCCGGAGCGGCGCAGCGGACGAATTGCTTCGCTGGTGCTGGCGGCGATCGGCGTGGCGGCGTGCGTCGCATGCGCCTATCTGGCCTGGCAGGCGAAAACGCCGCCGCAGAACTACGACATCGCCGAGTTGCTCAAGAAGAATCCCCAGGAATACGCGCTGTCCTTCGGCCACTTCCTGGACCTCACGCCGCAAGCCATGGGCGCGTTCAAGATCCCGCTGATCGCCACGGGAATCGCCTTCGCGCTGGGGACGCTGCTGAGCCTGTGGCTGCGCCGCCGCAACCAGGCCTTCTACGCCAACGTGGCCCTGGCGCTGATGATGGTGGTGCTGCTGCATGAAGCGCACCGCGGGCTGGAGATCTTCTCTCCGGTGCTGTCCTCAAAAGTCCTGGCGGACGCCATTGAATCGCGCTGGCAGCAGGGACAAAGCCCGGTGATCGAAGTCAACGGCGACTACGAAGCCGGGTCGAGCGTCAATTTCTATACGCATCGTCAGATTCGGATCTTGAATGGACGCTGCAACAACATCTGGTATGGCTCCACGTTTCCTGACGCGCCAAAGATCTTTGACGACAATTTGTCTTTCGCGAAGCTGTGGCACAGCGGGGATACGGTTTTTCTTTTGACGCAGGAAGACGCGAAGCCGGCGGCCGCCGTCAGTGATGCATGCCCGCAAAAAGAAACGCTGCCGGACTACGTTGATCGCAGTTGCGTGCTGGCCAAGTGGGGCGGCAAGGTGGTGCTTACCAATGAACCGAAACTTTGTCCGGCTTCGGCTCCGCAGCGCTGA
- a CDS encoding helix-turn-helix domain-containing protein, whose amino-acid sequence MKSEKLKVVRGSGNVFRDLGRKNADAEQLKAILAAEIIKALDREGLSVRAAQARRGIAAADFSRIRHADLGRFTVDRLMSIINRFGSRVEVKVRVRRAETAKHQATA is encoded by the coding sequence ATGAAAAGCGAAAAACTGAAAGTGGTGCGTGGAAGCGGGAATGTGTTCCGTGATCTCGGACGCAAGAACGCGGATGCCGAGCAGTTGAAGGCGATTCTCGCAGCCGAAATCATCAAAGCACTCGACCGGGAGGGCCTAAGCGTGCGCGCGGCGCAAGCCCGCAGAGGGATTGCGGCAGCGGACTTCTCGCGGATTCGCCATGCAGACCTCGGAAGGTTCACCGTTGACCGCCTTATGTCCATCATCAACCGGTTCGGCTCGCGGGTCGAGGTCAAAGTCCGAGTGCGGCGCGCAGAAACAGCCAAGCACCAGGCAACGGCTTAG
- the trpE gene encoding anthranilate synthase component I: MLFPDFKQFSALARDATLVPVAKTVGADLRTPVSAFLSIAAEEPNAFLLESVEGGEKVGRYTFLGVRPYMILRSRGRDITLEQQGRIQHSQGSIFQVLDHMLREHRPARVPGLPPFTAGAVGFFSHDVVRQLERLPSLAQDDLKVPDCVLMFFNRLLAFDHVRHEIYIIATADVRREPPRKAYERAVRDVEKIERQLAAPLPAKYLRAAKPREGKVKIGLSTTKKKFIATVEKIKEYIMAGDVFQAVPSLRLELEPGVPPFSIYRALRRVNPSPYMYFLRMAGERAEAAHAGKSRSSGFQNNAAMTVLGSSPEMLVRVTGRRLEYRPIAGTRKRGKDESDDLRLEQELRSDEKERAEHVMLVDLGRNDVGRVSDFGTVKVPNLMFVERYSHVMHLVSSVEGSLRKDLSAVDAFAACFPAGTLTGAPKVRAMEIIEEVEPVRRGVYGGSVLYADFAGNLDSCIAIRTMLVKGKKAYVQAGAGIVADSVPESEYQECLNKAQALVRAVELARSGE, encoded by the coding sequence ATGCTCTTTCCCGACTTCAAGCAGTTTTCCGCCCTGGCCCGCGATGCCACGCTGGTCCCCGTGGCCAAGACCGTGGGCGCGGACCTGCGAACGCCGGTCTCGGCGTTCTTGAGCATTGCCGCCGAAGAACCCAACGCCTTTCTGCTGGAGTCGGTGGAAGGCGGGGAAAAAGTGGGGCGATACACCTTCCTCGGCGTCCGCCCGTACATGATTCTGCGTTCCCGCGGGCGCGACATCACGCTGGAACAGCAGGGCCGCATCCAGCACAGCCAAGGTAGCATTTTCCAGGTGCTGGACCACATGCTGCGCGAGCACCGGCCGGCCCGCGTTCCCGGCCTGCCGCCGTTTACCGCCGGCGCTGTGGGGTTCTTCTCGCACGATGTGGTGCGCCAACTGGAGCGGCTGCCCTCACTGGCCCAGGACGACTTGAAAGTCCCCGACTGCGTGCTCATGTTCTTCAACCGCTTGCTGGCTTTTGACCACGTGCGCCATGAGATCTACATCATCGCCACCGCCGACGTGCGGCGCGAGCCGCCGCGCAAAGCTTACGAGCGCGCCGTCCGCGACGTTGAAAAGATTGAACGGCAACTGGCCGCGCCCTTGCCCGCGAAATACCTGCGCGCCGCCAAGCCTCGGGAGGGAAAAGTCAAGATTGGGCTTTCCACCACCAAGAAAAAGTTCATCGCCACGGTGGAGAAAATCAAAGAGTACATCATGGCCGGTGACGTGTTTCAGGCCGTGCCTTCGCTGCGCTTGGAGCTGGAGCCCGGCGTGCCGCCGTTCAGCATCTATCGCGCGCTGCGCCGCGTGAACCCATCACCCTACATGTATTTTCTGCGCATGGCGGGCGAAAGAGCAGAAGCCGCTCATGCGGGTAAATCGCGCTCCAGCGGTTTTCAGAATAATGCAGCCATGACCGTGCTGGGCTCGTCGCCGGAGATGCTGGTCCGCGTGACCGGCCGCAGGCTGGAGTACCGGCCCATCGCCGGGACGCGCAAGCGCGGCAAGGACGAAAGCGACGACCTGCGCCTGGAACAGGAACTTCGCAGCGACGAGAAAGAACGCGCCGAACATGTGATGCTGGTGGACCTGGGCCGCAATGACGTGGGCCGCGTCAGCGACTTTGGCACCGTCAAAGTCCCCAACTTGATGTTTGTGGAGCGCTACTCCCACGTGATGCACCTGGTGTCGTCGGTTGAAGGCTCTCTGCGCAAGGACCTGAGCGCGGTGGACGCCTTTGCCGCCTGCTTCCCCGCAGGCACCCTCACCGGCGCGCCCAAAGTGCGGGCCATGGAGATCATTGAAGAAGTGGAGCCGGTGCGCCGCGGCGTTTACGGCGGGTCAGTCCTGTACGCCGATTTTGCCGGCAACCTGGATTCCTGCATCGCCATCCGCACCATGCTGGTGAAAGGCAAGAAGGCATACGTGCAGGCCGGCGCCGGTATCGTTGCCGATTCAGTACCAGAAAGCGAGTATCAGGAGTGCCTGAACAAAGCGCAGGCGCTGGTGCGGGCGGTGGAGCTGGCAAGATCGGGGGAGTAA
- a CDS encoding oxidoreductase: MKLFVPLLLLLASAGAQWQKLPIPTTAGFRGLSVVSEKVVWASGTDGTIIRTDDGGKTWSVMTVAGAEKLDFRGIRAFDDQTAVIISSGPTEKGQAQIYRTTDGGKTWKQVFEEKRAGIFFDAVAFWDRRHGIVLSDPIEGKFALFITDDGGLTWNQLPPAALPAALPNEGAFAASNSCLVVQGEKNVWFATGGAKVARVFRSNDRGRTWQVAETPMHPANASSGIFSLAFQDAKHGIAVGGDYQKPESSDLPNVLRTSDGGKTWQPLEPTSPKGVYFSSTALLSPHGVDSIVAVGINGAFMWDKSWGRVGDEGLNLNSVAVARGRVTYIWAVGPKGTVVETAVVKGLKGIKGPTFRHPAETAGKD; this comes from the coding sequence ATGAAACTATTCGTTCCACTCTTGCTCCTTCTCGCCTCCGCCGGCGCCCAATGGCAAAAGCTCCCCATCCCCACCACCGCCGGATTCCGCGGCCTGAGCGTTGTCAGCGAGAAAGTTGTCTGGGCCAGCGGGACGGACGGCACCATCATCCGCACGGACGACGGCGGCAAGACGTGGTCTGTCATGACCGTGGCCGGCGCGGAGAAACTCGACTTCCGCGGCATTCGCGCTTTCGACGACCAGACGGCCGTCATCATCAGCTCCGGCCCGACCGAAAAGGGCCAGGCGCAGATCTACCGCACCACCGACGGCGGAAAGACTTGGAAGCAAGTCTTTGAAGAAAAGCGTGCGGGGATTTTCTTTGATGCTGTCGCTTTCTGGGACCGCCGGCACGGCATCGTGCTGAGCGATCCCATCGAAGGCAAGTTCGCGCTGTTCATCACCGACGACGGCGGCCTGACCTGGAACCAATTGCCACCCGCTGCGCTGCCTGCTGCCCTTCCCAACGAAGGAGCGTTTGCCGCCAGCAATTCCTGCTTGGTGGTGCAAGGCGAAAAGAATGTTTGGTTCGCCACCGGTGGAGCAAAAGTGGCGCGAGTGTTCCGCTCCAATGATCGCGGCAGGACCTGGCAGGTAGCGGAGACGCCGATGCATCCGGCGAACGCGTCTTCGGGGATTTTTTCCCTGGCTTTCCAGGACGCCAAGCACGGAATTGCCGTGGGCGGCGACTACCAGAAGCCGGAAAGCTCGGATTTGCCTAATGTCTTGCGGACGAGCGACGGAGGGAAGACGTGGCAGCCGTTGGAACCGACCAGTCCCAAAGGCGTGTACTTTTCGTCCACAGCCCTGCTGTCGCCTCACGGGGTGGATAGCATCGTTGCCGTAGGAATCAACGGGGCCTTCATGTGGGACAAAAGTTGGGGACGAGTCGGCGATGAGGGCCTGAACCTGAACAGCGTTGCTGTGGCAAGAGGCCGCGTCACTTACATTTGGGCCGTTGGCCCCAAGGGGACGGTCGTAGAAACTGCCGTCGTCAAAGGCTTGAAGGGCATTAAGGGCCCCACGTTTCGCCACCCGGCGGAAACTGCTGGAAAAGATTGA
- a CDS encoding type II toxin-antitoxin system RelE/ParE family toxin, which yields MMRIRWTPAAADDLEHIKDYLTEHHPHLARSTVLELYEAIRSLKTFPHRGRPGREPGTHELVSSRLPYVAVYRIKEQTVEVFTRLPCCSEPTLKSGFRCRKCLEQK from the coding sequence TTGATGCGTATTCGCTGGACGCCGGCCGCAGCAGATGATCTCGAGCATATCAAGGACTATCTCACTGAGCATCATCCGCATCTTGCACGGTCCACCGTCCTTGAGCTTTACGAAGCCATTCGTTCCCTAAAAACATTCCCACACCGTGGACGCCCAGGACGTGAGCCAGGGACCCACGAACTGGTTTCTTCTCGCCTACCCTACGTTGCTGTCTACCGTATCAAGGAACAAACCGTCGAAGTCTTTACACGTTTACCATGCTGCTCAGAACCGACCTTAAAATCTGGTTTTCGTTGTCGTAAATGTCTGGAGCAGAAATGA
- a CDS encoding isocitrate lyase/phosphoenolpyruvate mutase family protein, whose protein sequence is MTHTQKAARLLELHHAASPVILINAWDAASARIVEHAGFPAVATTSAGVANALGYADGQHVPWSEMAQAIERIAEVVQVPVTADIEAGFSSDAQQLEAVIEQVIEAGAVGVNLEDSVPGHPSHSILFSIADQTARIQTVRRIGEKLKIHLLINARTDAYWRQGVSREEALRDTLERGHAYLKAGADCIFVPGLRDPGQISTVVGEWKSPINILAGPGVPSIPELTRLGVKRISYGSGPMRSTMGLLRRMCDEAKATGTYNAMTEGAVSHAEINELMKK, encoded by the coding sequence ATGACCCATACCCAGAAAGCAGCCCGGCTGCTGGAATTACACCACGCAGCAAGTCCTGTAATCCTGATCAACGCCTGGGACGCGGCCAGCGCACGCATCGTGGAGCATGCCGGCTTTCCCGCCGTCGCCACCACCAGCGCCGGCGTAGCCAACGCGCTGGGCTACGCTGACGGGCAGCATGTCCCGTGGTCCGAGATGGCCCAGGCCATCGAGCGGATTGCCGAGGTCGTGCAGGTCCCGGTGACTGCCGATATTGAAGCCGGATTCTCCAGCGACGCGCAGCAGTTGGAAGCTGTCATTGAACAGGTGATTGAAGCCGGGGCCGTGGGCGTGAACCTGGAAGATTCCGTGCCCGGACACCCCAGTCACAGCATTCTATTCAGCATTGCCGACCAGACGGCCCGCATTCAGACCGTCCGCCGCATTGGCGAAAAGCTGAAAATCCATCTGCTGATCAACGCCCGGACGGACGCTTATTGGCGCCAGGGCGTCTCGCGCGAAGAAGCGCTGCGCGACACCCTGGAACGCGGCCATGCCTACCTGAAGGCCGGCGCAGACTGCATTTTCGTCCCTGGCCTGCGCGATCCGGGACAAATCAGCACCGTGGTTGGCGAGTGGAAGTCACCGATCAACATATTGGCCGGTCCCGGAGTGCCGTCCATTCCTGAGTTGACCAGGCTGGGCGTGAAGCGCATCAGTTACGGCTCCGGCCCTATGCGTTCGACCATGGGCCTGCTACGCCGCATGTGCGACGAAGCCAAAGCTACTGGCACCTACAACGCGATGACCGAGGGAGCAGTCTCACATGCGGAGATCAATGAATTGATGAAAAAGTAG
- a CDS encoding MBL fold metallo-hydrolase: MLIRFWGVRGSTPTPQLENLRYGGNTSCVEVRLNGHIYVFDCGTGFRNLGKQLQQETNGNPLCAHIFLSHFHWDHIQGIPFFAPLYNNPTSKFFFHSSNRTRGLQRALEEQMSDPYFPVNMNEMAAHRQFFNIEEGRLDFDDCSVQTMWLNHPQGCLGFRIETKDKVLVYATDNEPGHPVFDKSVRKLAEGADVLIYDAQYLPEEYAARRLGWGHSHWREAVNVVMESGAKELVLFHHDPDHTDQCIDSIVAKAREYYPKVRAAAEGMEIVL; the protein is encoded by the coding sequence ATGCTGATTAGGTTTTGGGGAGTTCGCGGCTCAACGCCGACCCCCCAGTTGGAGAATTTGCGCTACGGGGGCAACACCTCCTGCGTTGAGGTCCGCCTCAACGGGCACATCTACGTCTTCGACTGCGGCACCGGCTTCCGCAACCTGGGCAAACAGTTGCAGCAGGAAACCAACGGCAATCCGCTGTGCGCGCACATCTTCCTCTCTCATTTTCACTGGGACCACATCCAGGGAATCCCGTTCTTCGCCCCGCTTTACAACAACCCAACCAGCAAGTTTTTCTTTCACTCATCCAACCGCACGCGCGGTCTGCAGCGGGCGCTGGAAGAGCAGATGTCCGACCCGTATTTTCCCGTCAACATGAATGAAATGGCGGCGCACCGCCAGTTCTTCAACATTGAAGAAGGCCGGCTGGATTTTGACGATTGTTCGGTGCAGACCATGTGGCTCAACCATCCGCAGGGCTGCCTGGGCTTCCGCATTGAAACCAAGGACAAAGTGCTGGTCTATGCCACGGACAACGAACCCGGCCATCCGGTATTCGACAAAAGCGTGCGCAAGCTGGCCGAAGGCGCCGACGTGCTCATCTACGACGCGCAATACCTGCCGGAAGAATACGCGGCCCGCCGCCTGGGCTGGGGCCACAGCCATTGGCGCGAAGCCGTGAACGTGGTGATGGAAAGCGGCGCCAAGGAACTGGTGCTCTTCCACCACGATCCTGACCACACCGACCAGTGTATTGACAGCATCGTCGCCAAAGCCCGCGAATACTATCCCAAGGTGAGGGCGGCGGCTGAGGGGATGGAGATAGTCCTCTAG